In a single window of the Biomphalaria glabrata chromosome 5, xgBioGlab47.1, whole genome shotgun sequence genome:
- the LOC106060076 gene encoding ficolin-1-like isoform X2: MHSPYTSKVCTQNMNFSENYVLVKEPKTFLCDAKTQGGGWIVIQRRVRKNTYFGRYWQGYKNGFGSPCTEDYWLGNERVHQLTSQGQYELRIDMTYQKQNYYAFYSCFKVDNETNQYRLTLGEFQGNVANDFGNHNNTMFSTPDRDNDKNPKGSCAQKYRAGWWYHYCHNVNLNGKFRNKEFGHGVIWDTLTTDYDSLSSVEMKIRKIN, translated from the exons ATGCATTCGCCATACACG TCGAAGGTTTGTACGCAAAACATGAACTTTTCTGAAAACTATGTCTTGGTAAAGGAACCCAAGACTTTCCTATGTGACGCTAAAACTCAAGGGGGTGGGTGGATTGTTATACag AGACGTGTCCGTAAAAACACCTACTTCGGTAGATACTGGCAAGGCTACAAGAACGGCTTCGGATCTCCTTGTACTGAAGACTACTGGCTGGGTAATGAGAGAGTTCATCAGTTGACTTCTCAG GGTCAGTACGAACTGAGAATAGATATGACCtaccaaaaacaaaactattacgCTTTCTACAGTTGTTTTAAGGTCGACAACGAAACAAACCAGTACAGGCTGACTTTGGGCGAATTTCAAGGCAATGTAGCAAATGATTTTGGGAACCACAACAATACGATGTTTAGCACCCCTGACAGAGACAATGACAAAAATCCTAAAGGCAGCTGTGCACAGAAGTATCGAGCAGGCTGGTGGTACCATTATTGCCACAATGTGAATCTGAATGGTAAATTTCGCAACAAAGAATTTGGGCATGGTGTCATCTGGGACACTTTAACAACGGACTATGACTCTCTTTCGTCTGTTGAAATGAAGATAAGGAAGATTAACTAA
- the LOC106060076 gene encoding ficolin-1-like isoform X1 has translation MKSEINVAVCLGILLFYAFAIHELFAQVSCKFRESKVCTQNMNFSENYVLVKEPKTFLCDAKTQGGGWIVIQRRVRKNTYFGRYWQGYKNGFGSPCTEDYWLGNERVHQLTSQGQYELRIDMTYQKQNYYAFYSCFKVDNETNQYRLTLGEFQGNVANDFGNHNNTMFSTPDRDNDKNPKGSCAQKYRAGWWYHYCHNVNLNGKFRNKEFGHGVIWDTLTTDYDSLSSVEMKIRKIN, from the exons ATGAAGTCAGAAATCAATGTCGCTGTGTGTTTAGGCATACTGCTTTTCTATGCATTCGCCATACACG AACTATTCGCCCAAGTGTCGTGCAAATTTCGGGAG TCGAAGGTTTGTACGCAAAACATGAACTTTTCTGAAAACTATGTCTTGGTAAAGGAACCCAAGACTTTCCTATGTGACGCTAAAACTCAAGGGGGTGGGTGGATTGTTATACag AGACGTGTCCGTAAAAACACCTACTTCGGTAGATACTGGCAAGGCTACAAGAACGGCTTCGGATCTCCTTGTACTGAAGACTACTGGCTGGGTAATGAGAGAGTTCATCAGTTGACTTCTCAG GGTCAGTACGAACTGAGAATAGATATGACCtaccaaaaacaaaactattacgCTTTCTACAGTTGTTTTAAGGTCGACAACGAAACAAACCAGTACAGGCTGACTTTGGGCGAATTTCAAGGCAATGTAGCAAATGATTTTGGGAACCACAACAATACGATGTTTAGCACCCCTGACAGAGACAATGACAAAAATCCTAAAGGCAGCTGTGCACAGAAGTATCGAGCAGGCTGGTGGTACCATTATTGCCACAATGTGAATCTGAATGGTAAATTTCGCAACAAAGAATTTGGGCATGGTGTCATCTGGGACACTTTAACAACGGACTATGACTCTCTTTCGTCTGTTGAAATGAAGATAAGGAAGATTAACTAA
- the LOC129926220 gene encoding myb-like protein U, which produces MFASTNKTTDHSSSTNKTTDHSASTNKTTDHSASTNKTTDHSASTNKTTDHSASTNKTTDHSASTNKTTDYSASTNKTTDHSASTNKTTDHSASTNKTTDHSASTNKTTDHSASTNKTTDHSASTNKTTDHSASTNKTTDHSASTNKTTDHSASTNKTTDHSASTNKTTDHSASTNKTTDHSASTNKNTDHSASTNKTTDHSASTNKTTDHSASTNKTTDHIVSTNKTTDYSASTNKTTDHSAATNKTTDYNFPINETTDHSAATNETTDRCVSINKIIDHSAPKNETAD; this is translated from the exons ATGTT TGCTTCAACAAATAAAACCACTGACCACAGTTCTTCAACAAATAAAACCACTGACCACAGTGCTTCAACAAATAAAACCACTGACCACAGTGCTTCAACAAATAAAACCACTGACCACAGTGCTTCAACAAATAAAACCACTGACCACAGTGCTTCAACAAATAAAACCACTGACCACAGTGCTTCAACAAATAAAACCACTGACTACAGTGCTTCAACAAATAAAACCACTGACCACAGTGCTTCAACAAATAAAACCACTGACCACAGTGCTTCAACAAATAAAACCACTGACCACAGTGCTTCAACAAATAAAACCACTGACCACAGTGCTTCAACAAATAAAACCACTGACCACAGTGCTTCAACAAATAAAACCACTGACCACAGTGCTTCAACAAATAAAACCACTGACCACAGTGCTTCAACAAATAAAACCACTGACCACAGTGCTTCAACAAATAAAACCACTGACCACAGTGCTTCAACAAATAAAACCACTGACCACAGTGCTTCAACAAATAAAACCACTGACCACAGTGcttcaacaaataaaaacactgacCACAGTGCTTCAACAAATAAAACCACTGACCACAGTGCTTCAACAAATAAAACCACTGACCACAGTGCTTCAACAAATAAAACCACTGACCACATTGTTTCAACAAATAAAACCACTGACTACAGTGCTTCAACAAATAAAACCACTGACCACAGTGCTGCAACAAATAAAACCACTGACTACAATTTTCCAATTAATGAAACCACTGACCACAGTGCTGCAACTAATGAAACCACTGACCGCTgtgtttcaataaataaaatcattgaCCACAGTGCCCCAAAAAATGAAACTGCTGACTGA